TCGAATGCTCAGGCGGGACGGACTTCTCCGTGCGCTGGCAGGGCATTTTCAAAGCGCCGGAAACCGGCCTCTTCCGGTTCGGTCTGGCGGCCAACGGCTGGGGGCGGCTTTATATCGACGATACTTTAGTCTGCGGCAACTGGGGCGAGCGCCGGGGCGGCGCGGACTTTCACGTTACCGAATCTACCGGTGAGTATGCCATGAAGTCCGGCCGTTCTTACGCTATCAAAATTGAGTTCCGCAAAAACGACTTCGAGCAATTCCCCCGGCGCTCCATCAGAATCGGCTGTGATTTGCCCCGCCCCGATGACCTCCTCGAACGCGCCGCTAAAGCCGCCGCCGGGGCGGATGTCGCTATCGTTTTTACCGGCCTGACGGAAGAGTACGAGAGCGAGGGGTTCGATAGAAAAAACATGGACCTGCCGCCGGGGCAGAGCGCGCTTATCCGCGCCGTGGCCAAAGCCAACCCCAATACGGTGGTCGTCCTGAACAACGGCGCGCCGGTGACCATGGCGGACTGGATTGATGACGTTCCCGCCGTGGTTGACGCCCTCTTTCCCGGCCAGGAAGGCGGGAATGCCGTGGCCGCCGTGCTCTTCGGGGACGTGAATCCCTCCGGTAAGCTGCCGGACACTTACCCCCGCCGCCTGGAGGACAACCCCGTCTTTATCAATTACCCCGGCGAAAGCGGTAAGGTGCTCTACGGCGAGGGCATCTACGTGGGCTATAGGTATTATGACGCCAAAAAGGTTGAGCCTTTATTCCCCTTCGGGCACGGCCTGTCTTACACCGGCTTCAAGTACGGCAATCTCAAGGTTTCTCCGGCTAAAGCTAAAGTTGGACAAAAAATAGCCGTCAGCATAGATATTACCAATACCGGCCAAACGGCTGGCAAAGAGGTGGTGCAGCTTTACGTATCGGATGTCGTTTGCCGCCTCGCCCGCCCGCCCCGGGAGCTTAAAGCCTTTAAGAAAATCAGACTGGCCTCCGGCGCGACGCAGACGGTGACTTTCACGCTGGATGATGAAGTCTTCTCCTTCTACGACCCCGCCCTTAAGGACTGGACGGTTGAGCCCGGCGATTTTGAGATTTTAGTGGGGAGTTCTTCCAGGGATATCCGGGCTAAAAAGACTGTCAGCCTGGACGCCTGATGTGCGGCGATCCCCCGCTATTGGTAATTCGCGCCCCAGTAAATGATGTTGATGACCCTGCCGAACACCCATTGGAAAAGCGGCGAGAAAGCGTACCAGGCCAGTATCAGGCCGATGAATCCGAACAGCGGATTGGCAATAAATTTCCGGTATTTACGGGCGGTGTCCTCGCTCATGAATAGAGAAATTACACCGCTGCCGTCCAGCGGCGGCAGGGGAAACAGGTTTAGAATCACCAGTATCAGGTTCAGCATGAACAAAATGCTGATGAAGGTGGCAAACCCGTCCAGCCTGACTGACGTGGCATCCACGATGTGCTGGATATTGGCGGTATAGGGTGCCGCGAAAAAGCCGATTTGTATGCCCAGTTTGATGATGATTACGGCGAAAATCGCCAGCAGCAGGTTCGCCGCCGGGCCCGCCGCCGCCATCCAGGCGGCTTTCCGCGGGTGCTGGTGCGCCCATGTCGGGTCATAAGGCGTACGCGCGAACCCGAAAGGCCACCCTATGGCGAACGCTGATATCAGCGGCAGTACCACCATGCCCCACGGTTCCCGCTTGATGTGCGGCCAGGGGTTCAGGGATACCTGCCCCCCGGTATATGCGGTAAGGTCGCCGCCTTTTTTGGCGGCCCAGGCGTGGGCGGCTTCATGAAAGGTGACCGAAATTACAAAGACGAAATACCAGGCGAGCGCGTAGATGACCCTCGTGGACTCTCCCTGCATCTAAATCACCGGGGCAGACGTTTTGAACGATAAAGACATTTTGGCGTTATTATATGGGGACGATGCCGCTTTGTTAAAAACGCTTACTTGCCCCGCCCCGCCCCCTCCTTGCATTCCTTTTTATCCGGCCCCGGCTGCCATTTGGCGCAGCAGGCCGGCTTCACCTCGTGGATGGCGCAGGCCGCCAGCCCGTTATCGAACTGGAGAAAAGCGCAGGCGCCGTTGACGTGGCGTATCAGCCGGTACTCGGAATACTGCCAGCGCCGGTCGTCGTAAAGCTCTTCCCAGTCGCTCTCCGTTATCCCCAGGTAACTTAAAATTCTTTCCGTATCCTGCGGCGTCACGAAGGCCTGGTGCATGGTGCAGCACATACCGCAGCGCCGGCAGGGCATAGCCCCGGGTTCTTTTCCGGGAACGTTATCTTTTACCATGTTACTTTACGATGCTGCTTATCTGCTTGAATTTGTCCGTCCCGGCCGCCTTGAGCAGCTCGAACAAAGCCGTTTCGACGGTGGTGGGGCTGATGCCCGCCGCCCCCATCTTGAAAAGCGCCGTCAGTTTGTTCTCGGGGTCGCGGGAGGCCGCGGCGTCGCTCACTACCTGCGCCTGGTATCCCTCCCGCGCCAGCGCCATCGCCGTCTGGTACACGCAGATATGCGCCTCGATGCCGGCTATCAGCACCTGCTTGCGCTTTAGCGATGCCACCGCCGCCCCGAACTCCGGCGCGTCACAGCAGGAGAAGCAGACTTTCTCTACCGGTTTGACGTCCGGTAAAAGCTCTTTAATCTCCGGGATGGTGGGGCCCAGCCCCCTGGGGTACTGCTCGGTGATGATTACCGGCGCTTCCAGCACCTTTATCCCCCTGATAAGCTTGAGGAGGTTACGCAGCAGTTTTTCTTTATCGTGCATCACCGGGAAAAGCCTCTCCTGGAAGTCGATAAGCAGCAGCACGGTATTGGCGGCATCCAGCGCCGGCGGTACGTTCATGTTATTTCTCCTTATGGTTATTGCGGGTGAAGCGCGGCCATTTCTGTCCCGGCCTATCGCTAAATCCTGTATTTTCCCACGCTGTTCGGCGTCAGCTCGATGTTTCCAGTATAAATTCCATCCCGGCGCCTGTCAAAAAGCCCTGTCTATTACTTACCCTCTTGCCCCCGAGAGATAAATGTCCTATAATCAATATCCCGCTTCCTGTTGCCATAATATGTAACATTATCGTTGTTGCGAAGGAGGAGTACGGTAATGCATAACCAGCAGTGGCTGTTGCTCGCGGTCATGGCTGTCTGCGGCGCCGCCGTCATCGGCAGCTATGTCCGGGGTTTTCACACGCACCCCGGCAGCGCGGAAAAGCTCTGGGGTGGGGTTACCGGCGGCTTGAGAACGTTCAATTTCGTTACCATGATACTGGCGGTTTTCGGCTTCTTTGCCTTCAGCTACTGGCTCTTTTTCCGCCTGGACCCCGCTGACATCCAGATTGCCGGGCGCTTCGGCTTCTGGCTGTTCGATGTCATCTTCCTGGTTATTCTCATTCCTTCCGCCCTGTGGATGCCGCTGACTATCGCCTATGTGGACCATCCCGGCCCCGGTCTCTGGGTCGGCGTCCGCCTGGCGCTGGCGCTGGTCGGTATCGGTTCCCTGGCGCTGCTCTGGGCTATTCTGGCCGTCAGCCCGCGGGAGGCCGGCACGGCTTACTGGCTGGCGGTAGCGGGCGCCGCCGCTTTTTGCGTGCAGACCGCGGTGCTGGATATGCTGGTCTGGCCAATGCTGTTCCGCGCCCGGTAGGGCCGGGCTTGCATTAAAGCAAAAGTTTAGCCGGACTGCCTCAATCCCACCAGCAGCACGCCCGGCCCGCCGTGGACTCCCAGCCCCGCTCCCATCTCCATTACCCGGATTTTTTCCTCCGGGAAGAGCCGTCCCAGCCGTTTTTTGAACTCGGCGGCTTTTTCCGGTATGGCGCTGTGGGTGATGACCAGCTCCGCTATGTCCTTTTTTTCCTGGACGAACTCATAAAGCTTTTCCGCCCCGCGCGTGAAGCTGCGCACCAGCCCCGTCCTTACTATCTCTCCGTCCCGGAAAGCCAGCATGGGCTTGACGTTAAGGATATTGGCCGCCGCCACTATCGCCCGCGGCACCCGCCCGCTCCAGGCCAGGTACTTCATCGTGTCGAACATGCCCAGCATGTGTACCTGCCCGATAACCTTCCGCACTTCTTCCGCGATTGTTTTCAGGTCTTTCTTTCCCCCGGCCAGCCTGGCCGCGGCCATCGCCACCAGCGCCAGCCCCGCCGAATTGAACCTGGAGTCGATAACTTCGATAGGGCACCGGCTTTCCACCGCTTTCTTGGCCAGCAGCGCCGCGTTACAGGTGCCGCTTATTTTGGACGAGATATGCACGGAGATAATGCCGTCGGCCCGGCCGCAGTACTCCCGGTACGCCAGCTCGAAGTCCTCCGGCGTCGGCTGTGAGGTTGCCGGGTGCAGCCGCGAATCGGTAAGCAGCCGGAAAAACTCGTCGGTCTTTATGTCCACGCCGTCGCGCAGCAGCCGGTCGCCGAAGCGCACGTATATCGGAATCACCCTGATGCCGAGCTCCGTCGCCAGCTCCTGCGGTATATCGGAGGTGCTGTCTGTTATCACCTGTATAGTCATGCTGTCCCCCGCCCTACACCGGCCGCAAAGTGCCCGCGAAGACCTGCCAGGCCAGGGCGGACTTGGCTATCAGGCTCAGCAGGATATACATCCGCTCCCCGAAGATGTAGTCCCGCCACTTGCCCGCCTTTTTGTATTGCAGCACCATATTGACCGCGAAGCAGAAAAAGAACACGAACAGCGTGGGCAGGATGGCGTAAACGAACTTGGGCACGCCCTCGTCCGCTTTGGCCAGCGACCCGAAGAAGTAGATGGCGATAGCCACCCACGGCACCGCCCCCGCGATGCACCCCACCACGTAAGACGTCCAGTTGGTCTTTGCCGTGGTCTGGTTGTGGACTTCCATTACCAGGCCGCAGAGGTTCATCACGCCCGTAAGCGCGAAGGCCATCAAAAGCGCGCCGAGGTCGTATACGCCGCAGAGCATCCCTATCAGCACTATCATCAGGGAGGCGCTCAGGGAATACTCGTACCAGCGGGCGTAGTTGATGCCCTTTTTGAGGTTTTTCACGTACCACCCGAACGCCACCGGCGAGGCGACGGTAAAATGCGCCGCGGCGGAGAGCAGCAGGAATACCGCCACCAGTAGGCCGAAAGGCAGGTTGACCAGCACGCTGGTCTCCGGCCAGAGCTTGCCCGTGCCCTGGTTCAGCGTCAGGAAGGAAGTGGTGATGGGTAGCTTGAAGTCATTGGAAAGGAGAATGATAAGTAAACCCTGGACGAGGTGCAGGAAACCCATGAAGAGATTGTAGAGGCGGAGCCGGTTAAACTGCGGCTCATATCCCATATAACCCTCCTTTTTACGGTCGGCTACTCCATGTTTTAATAATATATTCGCCCCGGCGGATTTAGTCAATATGTACAAATAAACCGCCGCCCGCCGCCGCGCCGGGGCGGGCACTTACCTAATGCTGGTACTAACAGCTATAAAATATAATGTCAAACCCTATTGCAAAAACGAATGTTCCAGTATATAATATCCAACGGTGGTTTTCAGTCTAGGTTATCGCAAATGCATATACTTTACCTTATCCCGACCCTGATACGGATGACCTTAGCTCTAACCAACTAACAGAAGAAAGGAGGTCATCCGTGGCATTTCAGGACAAGACATTACAGTGTTCCGATTGCGGGACTTCGTTCACATTTTCCGCTGCGGAGCAAGAGTTCTTCCAGTCCAAAGGTTATACCAATGAGCCCAAGCGCTGCCCTACCTGCCGTCAGGCAAGAAAATCGGAGCGGATGGGTGCCGGCGGTATGAAATCCCGCCAGATGTTCCCGGCCGTCTGTGCCGAGTGCGGCAAGGAAACGGAAGTACCTTTTGAGCCCCGTGAAGGCAGACCGGTTTATTGCAGCGATTGCTTCAGCAAAATGCGGTCCAGCCGCAGCTAGTGATTTAGTTCACTGAAACGATAACAGGTCGGTGAGATTAATTTTTCACCGGCCTGTTGTTTTTTTATGCGCCATTCCCGCCCCGCTCGGGAATCCGGACTATACCCGCCTTGTCATTCTGAGCCGAAACGAAGAATATCGGGGTGGGGGGTTCCCCTTCGCGGGGGATAAGAGGGATTTTGCTCCCTGTCTTTGCGAGGAGTAAAACGACCAAGCAATCTTATTATTCCGTAACTGTCATTCTGAGGGAGTCCCGATGAGTTCCCCTACATCTTTATCGGGACGACCGTCAGAATCTGCCTGTAGTAGTAGCTACCTGAATGGCGAAGGTGTCAATCCATTATTAGTACCTGTAATTTAGGAATGCGTAGCTGGATTCCAGCCTACGCTGGAATGACAGTGGGGAAAAGGGGCGGGGGAAAACTGTAAACTGTAGACTGAAAACTGTTAACTCTTGTATAAATACAGCGGCTTCTTGTCCGTTATCACTCTCTTTTGCGCCGCCAGGGCTTTTCTGATGTATAAAGGCAGGGAAAAAATGCCGCGGTGGGTCTCGCCGTCATAAAAGCTAAGACCGTTCAGCTCTCTGGCTTTGATACGCCCGTCCACTTCATAAGACGTCAGCAGGGCGGGACTGTGCTTGCGTGAGGCGGTGCAGAAACCCCACGGCCCCCCGAAGCAGGGCATGTAGGTGGTGTACTGTGAGACTACCGGGAAAACGCTTTTCAGGGTGGTGCTTACCGCCGTCAGGTTCAGCAGCTCCGTGGGATTGGCGGAACCGGCCTGGACGGATATCAGCCCCTCCACGTTGAGCTTTTCCCGCACTATCCAGTAAAACTCGTTGGTGAAAAGCCTGGCCGCCGGCCCCTCTTCTATGGGGTCGGGTAAATCTATGATGATGACATCGTACTTTTCTTTGGATTTTTTCAAAAATTCCCGGGCGTCCACGTGATGGACTTCCGCGCGCTTGTCTTCAAATGCGCCGGCGGCGTGGGCGGGCAGGTACTTTTTGCTCAGCTCGGTAACCTGGTCGTCGATGTCCACCATCACCGCTTTTTTTACCGTTTTATGACGCAGCACTTCCCGCAGGGTGGCGCCTTCGCCTCCCCCCGCTATAAACACGGTCTCCGGCCCGGGATGGGTTATCATCACCGGCTGGACCAGCGCCTCGTGATAGATAAACTCGTCCCGCTCGCTGGACTGTATTTTATTGTCCAGCACCAGGCATACACCCAGCAGCCGACTTTTCAATATCCGGGCAGACTGGTATTTCGTCCGCCCCTCATACATTACTTCGTCGATGCGGTGCAGCTGTAAAAAGTCTTCGTTTATCTTGTCGCGCAGCCAGTTTTTATCTGGGTCTGTATCCATAAAAAAATCCCCGTGATTTACACGGCAACCATGACCCCCCTCGGTATCTCGGTGGTAAAGTGGTGCTTGGAGCCGAATTTCTCGATGAGTACCTCGGCCGCTTTTTCCGGATTGACGGAAGTGCCGCAGGTAAATACATCCACCGCCGCGTAGCCGTATTCCGGCCAGGTATGGATGGATAGGTGAGATTCGGCGATAACCACCACCCCGCTGACTCCCTGGGGACTGAAACGGTGGAAGGAGCTTCCGAGTACTACCGCTCCGCAATCGATGGCCGCTTTGACCATGACGTCGCGGATGAGGTCCAGGTCGTTCAAAGCCTCCCTGTCACAGTCATGCAGTTCAACCAGTAGGTGTCTTCCCAACGCATTCAATCACCTGCCCCCCTTTATAAAGTTTATTCCCGTATTTCAGGCACGGCCGGGTCGCCGTAAGCGCAATAGAGAAATTTTATAACTTTTTTTCCGCTATAATCAAGGGTTGACCAAATAAAAATTCCCAGAGCAATATAGCCACCCCAGGAATCTTCCCCGCCTCCCCGTTTTTAGGAGTTGGGGAACGTATTTTTACGGATGATGCTCAATCCGTTATGTTGATAAAGCCCCTTTCCTGCTACCCGAACACCTTCATATCCAGGTTCTGTTTTACTATCTCTGCCAGTCTGGCCAGTTTCTTTTCCTGGTGCAGCCTGGTTTTCATTAATGCGTTCTCGATGCCGGTCACGATGTCCGGCACGGCGCTGTCCGTGGTGATTACCGGCACGCCCTTGCTCTCCGCTTTGCTGATGACGTTATAGATGGGGGGCTGGCCGCCGCCGCTCAGGACCAGGCAGGCGGTAGAGGTTTCCAGCGCCGCCAGCTGCATGTCCGGGCGGTCCAGCCGGAGGATGGCCGCTTTATGGCTCTTGCGCCCGAAGTAAACCGGTCCGGCATCCAGCGTCATGGCGCCCAGCAGGTAGTTCTCCACCAGCTCGCCCGCTTTGTCCGCGTTGTTCAGTATCTTGCCCCGGATGCCGGCCGCCACCTCGCCGATGGTCAGGGCCAGGAGGGCGCGGCTTTCCGGGATGGCCCCCAGCACCTTTATCCCCGCCTCCCCGAACTGCGCCGCGGCTTCCGCCTTGACGCGCTTGAGCTGGCTCTGCGGCACTTTATTGATAATTACCCCCAGCAGGCTTTCCCCGAACCCTTTATACAGGCTGATGTACGGGGACGGCTGGCCGGTATAGGCTTCCACGGCGATAGCTTTGGCCTGCATTTCTTTGGCTGCCCCGTAGGCGTCTTTGCTGGCGGCGTCCCCGGGTTTCTTGCCCAGCAGCGCCTCCACCAGGACGGTGTCCCGCCCCTTGACGATGTCCGGCGCGTTTACCAGGTCGTCCGGCCCCAGTACTTTTTTCATGAAAGCGGTATCGCCGTCCGGCAGGGTCTTGTCCACGGCCTGCGGCTTGAGGAACCCCACCTTTTTCCCGGCGCTCAAAAGGTTAACGGCCAGGCCGGCGCTGATAGCCGTCTTGCCCGCTCCCGCCTCCGCTGAAATGATGTACCAAACGCCCAATCTCTGCTCCCGGTTCGCTTACAATTAAATAACCAATATATTATAAGCTTTTATGCGGGATACGTAAAGAGTATCGGAGAGGAAACGGACAAATTATACCGCCGTATTTCCCTCCGTCTGACACTCACCCCGCCGGTGTAACCTTGCCTCGAATGCCATTAAGTTCCCGCCGGATACCCCCGGTTTGCCGGTAGTTACTTCTATCTGAAAAAGTGGCGGCGAATAGTCCGTTCTCACCGGAAAAACGCGGATTCTTCGC
The genomic region above belongs to Dehalococcoidales bacterium and contains:
- the heR gene encoding heliorhodopsin HeR, which encodes MGYEPQFNRLRLYNLFMGFLHLVQGLLIILLSNDFKLPITTSFLTLNQGTGKLWPETSVLVNLPFGLLVAVFLLLSAAAHFTVASPVAFGWYVKNLKKGINYARWYEYSLSASLMIVLIGMLCGVYDLGALLMAFALTGVMNLCGLVMEVHNQTTAKTNWTSYVVGCIAGAVPWVAIAIYFFGSLAKADEGVPKFVYAILPTLFVFFFCFAVNMVLQYKKAGKWRDYIFGERMYILLSLIAKSALAWQVFAGTLRPV
- a CDS encoding zinc-ribbon domain containing protein, encoding MAFQDKTLQCSDCGTSFTFSAAEQEFFQSKGYTNEPKRCPTCRQARKSERMGAGGMKSRQMFPAVCAECGKETEVPFEPREGRPVYCSDCFSKMRSSRS
- a CDS encoding hydrolase, which produces MNVPPALDAANTVLLLIDFQERLFPVMHDKEKLLRNLLKLIRGIKVLEAPVIITEQYPRGLGPTIPEIKELLPDVKPVEKVCFSCCDAPEFGAAVASLKRKQVLIAGIEAHICVYQTAMALAREGYQAQVVSDAAASRDPENKLTALFKMGAAGISPTTVETALFELLKAAGTDKFKQISSIVK
- a CDS encoding DegV family protein; protein product: MTIQVITDSTSDIPQELATELGIRVIPIYVRFGDRLLRDGVDIKTDEFFRLLTDSRLHPATSQPTPEDFELAYREYCGRADGIISVHISSKISGTCNAALLAKKAVESRCPIEVIDSRFNSAGLALVAMAAARLAGGKKDLKTIAEEVRKVIGQVHMLGMFDTMKYLAWSGRVPRAIVAAANILNVKPMLAFRDGEIVRTGLVRSFTRGAEKLYEFVQEKKDIAELVITHSAIPEKAAEFKKRLGRLFPEEKIRVMEMGAGLGVHGGPGVLLVGLRQSG
- a CDS encoding YkgJ family cysteine cluster protein, which encodes MVKDNVPGKEPGAMPCRRCGMCCTMHQAFVTPQDTERILSYLGITESDWEELYDDRRWQYSEYRLIRHVNGACAFLQFDNGLAACAIHEVKPACCAKWQPGPDKKECKEGAGRGK
- the speE gene encoding polyamine aminopropyltransferase, whose product is MDTDPDKNWLRDKINEDFLQLHRIDEVMYEGRTKYQSARILKSRLLGVCLVLDNKIQSSERDEFIYHEALVQPVMITHPGPETVFIAGGGEGATLREVLRHKTVKKAVMVDIDDQVTELSKKYLPAHAAGAFEDKRAEVHHVDAREFLKKSKEKYDVIIIDLPDPIEEGPAARLFTNEFYWIVREKLNVEGLISVQAGSANPTELLNLTAVSTTLKSVFPVVSQYTTYMPCFGGPWGFCTASRKHSPALLTSYEVDGRIKARELNGLSFYDGETHRGIFSLPLYIRKALAAQKRVITDKKPLYLYKS
- a CDS encoding DRTGG domain-containing protein → MGVWYIISAEAGAGKTAISAGLAVNLLSAGKKVGFLKPQAVDKTLPDGDTAFMKKVLGPDDLVNAPDIVKGRDTVLVEALLGKKPGDAASKDAYGAAKEMQAKAIAVEAYTGQPSPYISLYKGFGESLLGVIINKVPQSQLKRVKAEAAAQFGEAGIKVLGAIPESRALLALTIGEVAAGIRGKILNNADKAGELVENYLLGAMTLDAGPVYFGRKSHKAAILRLDRPDMQLAALETSTACLVLSGGGQPPIYNVISKAESKGVPVITTDSAVPDIVTGIENALMKTRLHQEKKLARLAEIVKQNLDMKVFG
- the speD gene encoding adenosylmethionine decarboxylase codes for the protein MGRHLLVELHDCDREALNDLDLIRDVMVKAAIDCGAVVLGSSFHRFSPQGVSGVVVIAESHLSIHTWPEYGYAAVDVFTCGTSVNPEKAAEVLIEKFGSKHHFTTEIPRGVMVAV
- a CDS encoding site-2 protease family protein produces the protein MQGESTRVIYALAWYFVFVISVTFHEAAHAWAAKKGGDLTAYTGGQVSLNPWPHIKREPWGMVVLPLISAFAIGWPFGFARTPYDPTWAHQHPRKAAWMAAAGPAANLLLAIFAVIIIKLGIQIGFFAAPYTANIQHIVDATSVRLDGFATFISILFMLNLILVILNLFPLPPLDGSGVISLFMSEDTARKYRKFIANPLFGFIGLILAWYAFSPLFQWVFGRVINIIYWGANYQ